In Xanthocytophaga agilis, the following are encoded in one genomic region:
- a CDS encoding DeoR/GlpR family DNA-binding transcription regulator, whose product MSFQNRKQTILRLLEEKEEVEVKEFAQLLNISEITIRRDLIQMASEGLLHRTHGGAMRLSLVQNPVTFSNKTTTNAEQKDKICRAAAQFIQEGDIIFMDCGSTVFRLCPYIRHKKIKVITNSLPVVYELQGSSVSINLIGGELDVERQAIHGSIAEEHIKRYRANRAFIGVDGISPENGLSALSEKEASITLAMVAHSAQVYLLCDATKLGQDKYLQFAGLDIIHTLITDADLKKVKPYQDQGLQVICVE is encoded by the coding sequence ATGAGTTTTCAAAATCGGAAACAAACTATTCTCAGGTTATTGGAAGAAAAAGAAGAAGTAGAAGTAAAAGAATTCGCTCAGCTTTTGAATATTTCTGAGATAACCATCCGAAGAGATTTAATTCAGATGGCATCTGAAGGACTTCTGCATCGGACACACGGTGGAGCTATGCGTTTAAGTCTGGTTCAAAACCCTGTTACATTCAGTAATAAAACAACCACAAATGCAGAGCAGAAAGATAAGATCTGCCGTGCGGCGGCTCAATTCATTCAGGAAGGCGATATAATTTTTATGGATTGTGGCAGTACAGTCTTCAGGCTTTGTCCGTATATTCGACACAAGAAGATCAAGGTGATAACCAACTCTTTGCCTGTTGTGTATGAGCTACAAGGTTCATCTGTTTCTATCAATCTCATTGGAGGAGAACTGGATGTGGAACGGCAAGCGATACACGGAAGTATAGCTGAAGAACATATTAAACGTTACCGGGCAAACCGCGCTTTTATAGGAGTAGATGGCATTTCGCCAGAGAACGGATTAAGTGCACTGAGTGAAAAAGAAGCCTCTATTACTCTGGCAATGGTAGCTCACTCTGCTCAGGTTTATCTTCTCTGCGATGCAACAAAGCTTGGTCAGGATAAATATCTTCAGTTTGCGGGATTAGACATAATCCATACATTGATCACAGATGCAGATCTGAAAAAGGTAAAGCCCTATCAGGATCAAGGGCTACAGGTTATTTGTGTTGAATAA
- a CDS encoding AAA family ATPase, translated as MSVLRQHAEQQFAEELAELKKQDKGTLPPNWYLSPASVVTYLVGGKLKNGFEISPKYIGSRRLMEIAVATLTTDRALLLYGLPGTAKSWVSEHLSAAISGNSTLLIQGTAGTGEEAIRYGWNYAKLLAEGPSENALVVTPMMMAMKEGKIARIEELTRITADVQDTLITILSEKTMPVPELNTEVQAIKGFNVIATANNRDKGVNELSGALKRRFNTVILPVPGNMDEEIDIVQRRVSSLSKTLELPAEAPSLKEIKRVVTVFRELRAGVTQDGKTKIKTPTGTMSTAEAISVVNSGLALAAHFGDGTLNAEDLAAGLVGAVVKDPVQDKVVWNEYLETVLKTREDYKDLYRACKEITL; from the coding sequence ATGTCAGTACTTCGCCAGCATGCCGAGCAGCAATTTGCTGAAGAACTCGCCGAATTAAAAAAACAAGATAAAGGCACACTTCCTCCTAACTGGTATTTATCGCCTGCTTCTGTGGTAACATACCTGGTGGGTGGCAAATTAAAAAACGGCTTCGAGATTTCGCCTAAGTATATTGGTTCCCGCCGTCTGATGGAAATTGCGGTTGCTACACTTACTACAGATCGTGCTTTATTGCTATATGGCTTACCCGGAACAGCCAAATCATGGGTATCAGAACACTTATCTGCTGCTATATCCGGAAACTCTACATTACTGATTCAGGGAACAGCAGGCACTGGTGAAGAAGCCATTCGTTATGGATGGAACTATGCTAAATTGCTCGCAGAAGGTCCATCTGAGAATGCATTGGTGGTAACACCTATGATGATGGCGATGAAAGAAGGAAAGATTGCCAGGATTGAAGAATTAACCCGTATCACAGCCGATGTACAGGACACATTGATTACGATTCTGTCAGAGAAAACAATGCCGGTCCCTGAGTTAAATACAGAGGTTCAGGCTATCAAAGGATTCAATGTCATTGCTACAGCAAACAATCGTGACAAAGGTGTCAATGAACTATCCGGAGCCTTAAAACGACGTTTCAATACAGTAATCCTGCCTGTGCCAGGTAATATGGATGAGGAAATCGACATTGTACAAAGACGTGTATCCAGCCTTTCCAAAACGCTTGAATTGCCGGCAGAGGCACCATCCCTGAAAGAAATCAAACGGGTAGTAACTGTTTTCCGTGAGCTTCGGGCAGGAGTTACACAAGATGGCAAAACAAAAATAAAAACCCCAACAGGCACTATGAGTACTGCTGAAGCGATTTCTGTTGTAAACAGCGGACTTGCCCTGGCTGCACATTTTGGAGATGGCACACTCAATGCAGAAGATCTGGCAGCGGGTCTGGTAGGTGCAGTAGTTAAAGATCCCGTACAGGATAAAGTAGTATGGAATGAGTATCTGGAAACTGTTTTGAAGACACGGGAAGACTATAAAGACCTCTATAGGGCATGTAAGGAAATCACTCTTTAA
- a CDS encoding LytTR family DNA-binding domain-containing protein: MIYRTILVDDEPLAIQRLRGLLQKYDTFFQVVGEASSGNAALQLIEQYKPDIVFLDIEMPEMNGFELLQKLTHIPMVIFATAYDAYAIKAFEENSVDYLLKPIEEERLAKTVEKIKNLKSTPQYSISQLNQLLTQFIPKKEIFSLTVKCGDRFMVIPLEDVSYFQADDRYVFLYTLGSQHYITDLTISMLEEKLPEYFIRISRSVIVNYKQVREIQRYFAGKLVVLMRDKTESRLQTGSHYLNNLKKRMETI; this comes from the coding sequence ATGATTTACAGAACCATTTTGGTAGATGATGAACCTCTGGCAATTCAACGTTTAAGAGGACTTTTACAAAAGTATGATACATTCTTTCAGGTAGTTGGAGAGGCGTCAAGCGGAAATGCAGCTTTGCAACTTATTGAGCAATACAAACCGGATATTGTGTTTCTTGACATTGAAATGCCAGAAATGAATGGATTCGAGCTTCTTCAAAAGCTTACGCATATCCCTATGGTCATATTTGCAACAGCGTATGATGCGTATGCCATTAAAGCTTTTGAAGAAAATTCGGTAGACTATCTGTTGAAACCGATTGAAGAAGAACGTCTGGCCAAAACAGTTGAAAAAATAAAGAATCTGAAAAGTACACCCCAGTATTCCATCTCTCAACTCAATCAGTTACTAACCCAGTTTATTCCTAAAAAAGAGATCTTTTCGCTGACAGTAAAATGTGGGGATCGGTTTATGGTGATTCCGCTGGAGGATGTAAGCTATTTTCAGGCAGATGACCGCTATGTGTTTTTATATACATTAGGCTCTCAACACTATATCACAGATCTGACAATTAGTATGCTGGAAGAAAAGTTACCGGAGTATTTTATACGTATCAGCCGTTCAGTCATTGTCAATTACAAGCAAGTTCGGGAGATCCAACGATATTTTGCAGGCAAACTGGTAGTACTCATGCGGGATAAAACAGAAAGCCGGCTTCAAACCGGCTCTCATTATCTGAACAATCTCAAGAAACGCATGGAAACAATCTAA
- a CDS encoding nitrilase family protein, with amino-acid sequence MQNLRIATAQFENKSGDKEYNLGIIRKLTARAAEQGAQVVAFHECSITGYTFARHLSREQMLDLAERIPEGESIAKLTAIAREYNVAILAGLFEKDEKDQLFKAYVCVDSNGLVAKYRKLHPFINPHLLPGDQYVVFDLYGWKCGILICYDNNVIENVRATALLGADIIFMPHVTMCTPSTRPGAGFVDPKLWENREADPTSLRMEFDGMKGRAWLMKWLPARAYDNGIYAIFSNPIGMDDDQLKNGCSMILDPFGDVIAECRNLGDDVVVATCTPEKLEQAGGYRYRKARRPELYKDVIGQSHQSEQKVVWLTSEE; translated from the coding sequence ATGCAGAATCTCCGAATTGCGACCGCACAATTTGAAAACAAGAGTGGAGACAAAGAATACAATTTAGGTATTATCCGAAAGCTGACGGCCAGAGCTGCTGAGCAAGGGGCTCAGGTTGTGGCGTTTCATGAATGTTCCATTACAGGCTATACTTTTGCCCGCCATTTGTCCAGAGAGCAGATGCTGGATCTGGCAGAAAGAATTCCTGAAGGGGAAAGCATTGCGAAGCTAACTGCAATCGCCAGAGAATACAATGTAGCCATACTGGCTGGACTCTTTGAAAAGGACGAAAAAGATCAGCTTTTCAAAGCCTATGTTTGTGTAGATAGTAATGGACTGGTTGCTAAATACCGTAAGTTGCATCCATTTATCAATCCTCATCTGTTGCCTGGCGACCAGTATGTAGTATTTGATTTATATGGCTGGAAATGTGGCATTCTGATTTGTTATGACAACAATGTGATTGAAAATGTAAGAGCAACCGCTTTGTTGGGAGCAGATATTATTTTTATGCCTCATGTAACTATGTGTACACCTTCTACTCGTCCGGGGGCTGGCTTTGTAGATCCAAAGTTGTGGGAGAACCGGGAAGCGGATCCAACCTCACTGCGAATGGAGTTTGATGGCATGAAAGGCCGAGCCTGGCTGATGAAGTGGCTTCCTGCCCGTGCATATGACAATGGTATTTATGCCATTTTTTCCAACCCGATTGGCATGGACGATGACCAGTTGAAAAATGGTTGTTCGATGATTCTGGACCCGTTTGGAGATGTTATAGCCGAATGCCGTAATCTGGGTGATGATGTAGTAGTTGCTACCTGTACCCCTGAGAAACTGGAACAAGCGGGTGGATATCGTTACCGAAAAGCTCGCCGTCCTGAATTGTACAAAGATGTAATTGGGCAATCTCATCAGTCCGAACAGAAAGTTGTCTGGCTTACTTCAGAGGAATAA
- a CDS encoding tetratricopeptide repeat-containing sensor histidine kinase, which produces MKRRWVIHVIFWCSSWLSQCYGQSAAIDSLKHLLRNPALTDTLAIIYRIELAYQINYAKTDTAYMLATDALRLAQQKKYTKGIARAYHALGYIHSWQGNEIKALDSYLKSIPLFETVNDKRGLSVSYSGIAKIYEQQQQINQALKYYQKAYALAVESNFKSEIAQQLGNIGVIYNQYYHRPDTALTLLKRAIQDSDGSNNQWTHTFLLENMGYTYYAKKQYTQAIQIFSQALAHSHQYNQRLNQASVHKALALTFRDQGDLPQSMRHALTAMDIAQEIKDNNLIRGCAFLLSTLYERTRNFEKALTYQRIGENAKEQIYNTEKTRILNNTQTKYDLENQQRAIALLNKEKLLQNQELEQKTFERNASIIGSILITIIAGLFYLNFRHQQRNNTLLTEKTNEIANQKEQLLTLNATKDKLFSIVSHDIRSPLNSMEATLLLLEEGSLSSEELAIILPELRKKVHTTSDLLANILQWARSQMEGIITQSEPILVWEVACEQINSFQSAAQEKNITITNLITPGATVFADRNMVALILRNLISNAIKFTPQGGRVTLQAEMQQSHLVISVQDTGKGMTQEQKSRLFDMKTHFSTHGTANEAGTGLGLLLCKEFVEKNNGSIWVESEPNRGSRFFISLPAA; this is translated from the coding sequence ATGAAGCGGAGATGGGTCATCCATGTTATATTTTGGTGTTCGTCATGGCTGTCCCAGTGCTATGGTCAATCGGCTGCTATTGATAGTCTCAAACATTTGTTACGAAATCCTGCATTAACAGATACACTGGCAATTATTTATAGAATTGAACTGGCTTATCAGATAAATTATGCCAAAACAGATACAGCCTATATGCTGGCTACGGATGCACTACGGTTAGCTCAGCAAAAGAAATATACAAAAGGAATTGCCCGTGCCTATCATGCACTGGGTTATATTCATTCCTGGCAAGGCAATGAGATCAAAGCGCTGGATTCGTATCTGAAAAGCATTCCTTTGTTTGAAACAGTCAATGACAAAAGAGGCTTATCAGTCAGTTATAGTGGCATTGCCAAAATTTACGAACAACAACAACAGATAAATCAGGCATTAAAATACTACCAAAAGGCCTATGCTCTGGCAGTTGAGTCCAACTTTAAATCAGAAATTGCTCAGCAACTGGGTAATATAGGCGTTATTTACAATCAATACTATCATCGCCCGGATACTGCGTTAACTCTCCTGAAACGAGCTATTCAAGATAGTGATGGTAGCAATAATCAGTGGACACATACTTTCCTGCTTGAGAATATGGGCTATACGTATTATGCAAAAAAGCAATATACACAAGCTATACAGATTTTCTCTCAGGCATTAGCCCATAGTCATCAATACAATCAACGACTTAATCAGGCCTCTGTACACAAAGCACTGGCTCTTACATTTCGTGATCAGGGAGATCTTCCACAAAGTATGCGGCATGCATTGACAGCAATGGACATTGCACAGGAAATAAAAGACAATAATCTGATCAGAGGCTGTGCCTTTCTGCTTTCTACTCTCTATGAAAGAACGAGAAATTTTGAGAAAGCACTGACGTATCAACGCATCGGGGAGAATGCAAAGGAACAGATCTACAACACAGAGAAAACCCGTATTCTGAATAATACCCAGACCAAGTATGACCTCGAAAATCAGCAAAGGGCCATTGCATTACTGAATAAGGAAAAGCTATTGCAGAATCAGGAACTGGAGCAGAAAACATTTGAACGAAATGCCTCTATTATTGGTAGCATTCTCATTACCATTATTGCAGGATTATTTTATTTAAATTTCAGACACCAGCAACGCAATAATACCCTATTAACAGAAAAGACAAACGAGATAGCCAATCAAAAAGAGCAACTTCTGACATTAAATGCTACCAAGGATAAACTATTTTCGATTGTGTCACATGATATCCGTAGTCCACTTAACTCGATGGAAGCGACACTCCTTTTATTGGAAGAAGGCAGTCTTTCCAGCGAAGAGTTAGCTATCATTCTCCCTGAGCTACGTAAAAAAGTGCACACAACCTCTGATCTCTTGGCCAATATTCTGCAATGGGCCAGAAGCCAGATGGAGGGAATTATAACGCAATCAGAACCTATTCTTGTATGGGAAGTTGCCTGTGAACAGATCAACTCATTTCAGAGTGCAGCCCAGGAAAAAAATATTACAATCACAAATCTTATTACTCCTGGAGCCACTGTTTTTGCGGATCGTAATATGGTAGCGTTGATACTACGCAATCTGATTTCCAATGCGATAAAATTTACACCTCAGGGCGGGAGAGTGACTCTTCAGGCAGAAATGCAACAATCGCATCTGGTTATTTCTGTTCAGGATACAGGTAAAGGCATGACCCAAGAACAGAAAAGTCGTTTATTTGATATGAAAACGCATTTTTCTACTCATGGTACAGCCAATGAAGCTGGTACTGGATTAGGATTACTACTTTGCAAGGAGTTTGTAGAAAAAAACAACGGTAGTATATGGGTTGAAAGTGAACCCAATCGGGGTAGTCGTTTCTTTATTTCACTGCCTGCTGCATAA
- a CDS encoding sensor histidine kinase produces the protein MESLFTPLEWKQQNTGRPLQIKYILQMKNSFRQFRFFLFQVIITLTMDMAFAALIYFLIKGFTTLWQEVPKAGQDQSYVWIILGNSLEALATVIVIRLFQHVDFQIRKKWLRYIVLGIFIFIITQLINSLVYHFETLQTAPFAGNSLRWLFGAGIVSSGLLTYTFVKYDEGRNQRITEQQLQLLRLEQLKTQAELDALQAKINPHFLYNALNSLVTLIEHEPKKAIKMVILLSRFFRYSTTVPNTLFHTLSDEIELVRTYLEIEQVRFGNRLTYHIDIQTNFLLKQPVPRFLLQPLVENAVKHGVSKISNPGIILLKVKSENNQLILSVHDNGPLFSNNVGFGYGLQSIYDKLKLLYKEKTDLVITNDPDKQVAIHIDLGRINTQILSDSIDNKYSYDLQNHFGR, from the coding sequence ATGGAAAGCCTATTTACGCCCCTGGAATGGAAGCAGCAAAATACAGGTAGACCTCTTCAAATAAAGTATATACTCCAGATGAAAAATAGTTTCAGGCAGTTTCGCTTTTTTCTATTTCAGGTAATTATTACCCTGACTATGGATATGGCATTTGCTGCTTTGATCTATTTTCTCATTAAGGGCTTTACCACACTATGGCAGGAAGTACCCAAAGCCGGACAGGATCAGAGTTATGTGTGGATTATTCTTGGGAATAGTCTGGAAGCGTTAGCCACTGTTATTGTAATCAGGCTTTTTCAACATGTGGACTTTCAGATCCGGAAAAAATGGCTCCGATACATTGTGCTTGGGATATTCATATTCATTATTACCCAACTAATTAATAGTCTGGTGTATCACTTCGAAACATTACAGACAGCACCTTTTGCAGGTAATTCATTGCGCTGGCTATTTGGAGCTGGTATTGTTTCGTCAGGGCTGCTTACCTATACCTTTGTTAAATACGATGAAGGTCGGAATCAAAGGATTACAGAACAGCAGCTTCAACTACTTAGACTAGAACAGCTAAAGACTCAGGCAGAACTGGATGCTTTGCAAGCCAAAATCAATCCACATTTTCTCTATAATGCACTCAACTCACTGGTTACTCTTATAGAGCATGAGCCTAAAAAGGCTATTAAAATGGTGATTTTGTTGTCCCGATTCTTTCGGTATAGTACCACCGTTCCAAATACATTATTTCATACCTTATCCGACGAAATCGAACTTGTACGGACATATCTGGAAATTGAACAGGTTCGTTTTGGCAACCGATTGACTTATCATATTGACATTCAAACTAATTTCTTGTTAAAACAACCCGTCCCACGTTTTCTGCTTCAACCTTTGGTAGAAAATGCAGTCAAACATGGAGTCTCTAAAATCTCGAATCCGGGTATCATTCTGTTGAAAGTGAAATCAGAAAATAACCAGCTTATACTGTCTGTTCACGATAATGGTCCTCTCTTTAGTAACAATGTTGGCTTTGGCTATGGATTACAATCTATCTACGACAAACTAAAACTCCTCTACAAAGAAAAAACAGATCTGGTTATCACCAATGATCCGGATAAACAGGTAGCTATTCATATCGATTTGGGAAGGATCAATACACAGATACTATCTGACTCTATCGACAACAAGTATTCCTATGATTTACAGAACCATTTTGGTAGATGA
- the nudK gene encoding GDP-mannose pyrophosphatase NudK: MTPAIRINNTEILSNNWYTLKKVNFEIQQKDGTWQTQSREAYDRGNGATILLYNKEQRTVILTKQFRMPTYINGNPTGMLIEACAGLLDKDNAEDCIRRETEEETGFKVKEVKKVFEAYMSPGSVTEILHFFVAEYNKDQKIGEGGGLHEEQENIEVMEIDFEKALTMMESGEIRDGKTIILLQYVKLQRLL; encoded by the coding sequence ATGACACCAGCCATTCGAATCAATAATACCGAGATCTTATCCAACAACTGGTATACCTTAAAGAAGGTAAATTTTGAAATTCAGCAGAAAGATGGCACCTGGCAGACACAATCCCGTGAAGCATATGATAGAGGGAATGGAGCTACCATACTGCTGTATAATAAAGAGCAACGGACAGTGATTCTGACAAAACAGTTTCGTATGCCAACCTATATCAACGGTAATCCTACAGGTATGTTGATCGAAGCTTGTGCAGGACTGCTGGACAAAGATAATGCAGAAGATTGTATTCGTCGGGAAACAGAAGAAGAGACTGGATTTAAGGTAAAAGAGGTAAAAAAAGTTTTTGAAGCCTATATGTCACCTGGGTCTGTTACTGAAATCCTGCATTTTTTTGTGGCTGAATACAACAAAGATCAGAAAATAGGAGAAGGAGGAGGATTGCATGAAGAACAGGAGAATATAGAAGTGATGGAGATAGATTTTGAGAAAGCATTAACTATGATGGAATCCGGAGAGATTAGAGATGGAAAAACAATTATCTTATTACAGTATGTGAAATTACAAAGGTTATTGTAA
- a CDS encoding PIG-L family deacetylase produces MKTICTVFLFGLTIFIGLLSQAQTPASQTSATKTILAIFAHPDDEVAISPVLARYAHQGVQVYLAIATDGQQGVTPHAKIPAGDTLGKVRRAEATCACQQLGIKLPVFFGLQDGGLYSLETLQVLHQHIVKLFTELKPDVVITWGPDGGYGHADHRIVSDVVTEVFQTGANNGSQLLYTAFPKEAMQNIPPMKTFTGKWLSQSFHTTLTKYLTYQIAYEAIDLKTARTSYACHKSQFTPDDMDEIFLLIGQTKWKAYLRPWNGSSKIQVDLFK; encoded by the coding sequence ATGAAAACTATTTGCACCGTTTTTCTCTTTGGGTTAACTATTTTTATCGGTCTGCTATCTCAGGCGCAAACACCTGCATCCCAGACATCTGCTACAAAAACTATTTTGGCGATCTTTGCCCATCCGGACGATGAGGTAGCAATTTCGCCTGTTCTGGCTCGCTATGCACATCAGGGAGTACAAGTATACTTAGCCATTGCCACAGATGGCCAGCAAGGGGTAACACCTCATGCAAAGATTCCGGCAGGTGATACGCTGGGGAAAGTTCGTCGTGCAGAAGCCACTTGTGCCTGTCAACAATTAGGCATCAAACTACCTGTATTCTTTGGATTACAGGATGGAGGATTGTACTCTCTGGAGACATTACAAGTTTTACACCAACACATTGTCAAATTATTCACAGAACTAAAACCAGATGTTGTGATTACCTGGGGACCTGATGGAGGGTATGGGCATGCAGACCATCGGATTGTAAGTGATGTGGTTACGGAAGTTTTTCAGACTGGTGCAAATAATGGGTCACAACTACTTTATACAGCCTTTCCCAAAGAAGCTATGCAGAATATACCACCAATGAAAACATTCACAGGCAAATGGCTAAGCCAATCTTTTCATACCACTCTGACCAAATATCTAACGTATCAGATTGCATACGAGGCTATAGATCTGAAAACAGCTCGCACATCATATGCCTGTCATAAGTCGCAGTTTACACCAGATGACATGGATGAAATCTTTCTGCTGATCGGGCAAACCAAATGGAAAGCCTATTTACGCCCCTGGAATGGAAGCAGCAAAATACAGGTAGACCTCTTCAAATAA
- a CDS encoding aminopeptidase P family protein: MKYAPIPKELFIKNRENFAKLLKPKSIAIFHSNDVMPTNADGTMGFRQNNDLFYLSGIDQEETVLIIAPDFPDPKFREILFVRETSELIAIWEGAKLTKPQATEASGITNIQWTDRFLPMLQILLSECDNIYLNANEHTRAVVEVETRDARFVKYCKDRFPLHNYVRVAPLMHNLRAIKSEKEIELMQHACDITEKGFRRVLKFTKPGVLEYEIEAEFAHEFIRNAGNFAYPPIIASGANACVLHYVENNQPCKDGDVILLDVGAGYANYAADMTRSIPVNGRFTPRQRQVYDAVLRVMRESTKMLVTGNLWDEYHKEVGKIMESELIGLGLLDKNEVAKQNPDNPLYKKYFMHGTSHFLGLDVHDVGNKYRRFEPGMVFTCEPGIYIPEEGLGIRLENNILITENGNTDLMATIPVEAEEIEEIMNSK; the protein is encoded by the coding sequence ATGAAGTACGCACCTATCCCCAAAGAATTATTTATTAAAAATAGAGAAAATTTTGCAAAACTCCTGAAACCTAAGAGTATTGCTATTTTCCATTCCAATGATGTAATGCCTACCAATGCCGATGGCACTATGGGCTTTCGTCAAAATAACGATCTGTTCTATTTATCTGGTATTGATCAGGAAGAAACTGTTTTAATCATTGCACCTGATTTTCCTGATCCAAAGTTTCGTGAAATACTCTTTGTGCGTGAGACCAGTGAACTGATTGCTATCTGGGAAGGGGCTAAACTAACAAAACCTCAGGCTACAGAAGCGTCTGGTATTACAAATATTCAGTGGACAGATCGGTTTTTGCCTATGTTGCAGATTTTGTTGTCTGAATGTGACAACATCTATCTGAATGCCAATGAACACACACGGGCTGTAGTAGAAGTGGAAACGCGTGATGCACGATTTGTGAAGTATTGCAAAGATCGTTTTCCATTACACAACTATGTTCGGGTGGCTCCTTTAATGCATAACCTGAGAGCTATTAAATCAGAAAAAGAGATAGAACTGATGCAACATGCCTGTGATATCACTGAAAAAGGATTTCGCAGAGTATTGAAGTTTACGAAGCCGGGTGTATTGGAATATGAAATTGAAGCCGAATTTGCACATGAGTTTATCCGCAATGCAGGCAACTTTGCGTATCCTCCTATCATCGCGTCAGGAGCTAATGCTTGTGTATTGCACTATGTAGAAAATAATCAACCCTGCAAGGATGGAGATGTAATCTTGTTGGATGTGGGTGCCGGATATGCCAACTATGCAGCGGATATGACCAGAAGTATTCCTGTGAATGGGCGCTTTACACCGAGACAGCGTCAGGTGTATGATGCCGTGCTACGGGTAATGCGTGAATCAACCAAGATGCTTGTGACCGGAAACTTATGGGATGAATACCACAAAGAGGTAGGCAAGATCATGGAAAGCGAGTTAATTGGACTAGGCTTGCTGGACAAAAATGAGGTTGCAAAACAGAATCCGGATAATCCGTTGTATAAGAAATATTTCATGCATGGAACGTCTCACTTCCTGGGACTCGATGTGCATGATGTGGGCAACAAGTACCGTCGCTTTGAACCTGGTATGGTATTTACTTGTGAGCCGGGTATCTACATTCCGGAAGAAGGGTTGGGTATCCGTCTGGAAAACAATATTCTTATCACTGAGAACGGAAATACTGACCTGATGGCTACTATTCCTGTGGAGGCTGAGGAGATTGAAGAGATTATGAATAGCAAATAA